One stretch of Actinomycetota bacterium DNA includes these proteins:
- a CDS encoding AtpZ/AtpI family protein — MTPSRDSRELYRAIGEGWSAVSYIITGVLLWGGLGMLLDRAVGTGRVFTVVGALVGNFAGIYLMYRRFVAESEAK, encoded by the coding sequence TTGACCCCCTCGCGCGACTCCCGGGAGCTGTATCGCGCCATCGGCGAAGGCTGGTCGGCTGTCAGCTACATCATCACCGGGGTCCTTCTCTGGGGTGGGTTGGGGATGCTCCTCGACCGAGCGGTGGGCACAGGACGCGTCTTCACCGTGGTCGGGGCGCTCGTGGGGAACTTCGCCGGGATCTACCTGATGTACCGCCGGTTCGTCGCCGAGAGCGAGGCGAAGTGA